In Drosophila ananassae strain 14024-0371.13 chromosome 3R, ASM1763931v2, whole genome shotgun sequence, the DNA window GTCCGACATAGCAAATGTTGAGCAAGCTTCCAAGATCTGAGGAATTTTTTTAGAGACATCTAGAGCTCTCAACAAAACTAAGCTAAAAATGTGATAAAATAATATGCCGAACTTTGAGTATAAGTCAGACTATAAGTTGCAAGGGAGCCAACTATTTATGGAAGATTTCTATAAGATATGGTTAAAGTACCATGGTTGAACTAACAATTAAGGCACTGGAAAAGAAAGACAATTATGTGTAGCACTTATTTGGACCGGTGGATTCTCAGGACACTGTTCAAAAAACCTAAAAGTTTAACTTCAAGAGTGACGCTTTAAATTCTGTTAGTTCAAActtttaatttgaaataaattgttagtgtaaaattgaattataattgAACAAGAACGGAAAGccaacttcgggcggagccgaagttgatatactcttgcagttaaggtttttccatttccgatcgttcagttatatgtcgtctataggatatagtcggcaggtcgaattatattgcccaaatagaatccgtagaaagtcccatcattctatcttaaaagacaccaaagttatgccaattccgatcgttctatgacagctataggatatagtcagccgatcctgagagacagacggacatgcttatatcgactcaggaggtgatcttgATCAAGAATTCACTGCGTCGCACACTTGTgaccaaaattttaataccctctgcaaggctATAAAAACATCTTACTATTTTATACGAATCAAACATCAGGAAATTGttcaaataaatcaaaagcAACATTGGGCTTGGGATCCACTTGCTCTAAGGAATCATCAGCAGCTCGCGTTTTTGAATACATTTTATACCCtttcagagggtattataattttggtcaaatatctTTCTTGATCACAATCACCTCctaagtcgatataagcatgtccgtctgtctctcagttttagagctatcgagttgaaactttgcacacattcttttttccttgcaggtagtatataagtcggaacggccgggatcgttcgactatatcctatagctgccatataactgattgaacggaaatgtcataactttggtcTTTATTAAGTTAGAGGGCTTCTCACATGTTATTTATGGCCAAGATATTTTATCTTGGTGATATTTGCAGGTACAGCATCAGGTCCTACTTGAAGCCGGTCTGGCTCTCGCCCGCTCCTGTATCCACGTCCTCAGGCAACTCCGGCAGTTTCGGGCTGATCCACACACCCTGAGTGCGATTGTGCCAATCGTCCTCGTACAGATTCGCCGTACAAAATAACCACCCGCATGGAACCATCATTATCAGCCAGCAGCATCATTTTTGTGTGGGAGGTGGCAAAGGGCGTGGGCATTTTGCACCATACAATGGTGCTGGTGCGAAAACTCTCCAAAATGGATTGGATTCAACAAGTTTCCCAACAAGGATGGTCCCAACTTTGTGGTAGAAAAGTAGTATGATACTCCACCGAAGGGCTTTGAGGAACTGTGGGTCGGGATTAAAGCGGAGTGGAAACATATGTTGTTGTTCCAAAACAAATGTTGCAGAAATTAGTCGAGAGTATGCCGAGGCGCATTAAAAGTAATTAATTAAAGCTAAGGGGCTTTGGTCAAAGTACTAATTCCTCGCGctcgcctaggcatgcaggtcgtcaccttgtggacttccgtccacagtgatattaCGGaataactataaaaaaaagcacaaaCGTGCAAAAGTAGATACTTcgacttttttaaaataaaaaataatataaaatataaacaaagtattagttgaattttaatttttttttttatgtatagtAGAAACAAATAGAAATTATTGGTAAACCGGcgattacaaaattttattacattttgaAGTCAAGAGTGACAAACATGTATCGACAAGTGCTAGCCACTGTATGTTTTTTCAGTTCTTGGACTAATGATCGAACTTAAGCTGTAAAAGCATCGATACTAATATCGATGTTCATATTTTTTGCGTTAGTATCGATTTATATTTTGGAGTATCGACACCAGGAGTATCAACTCCAGAGGTAAAGGATGCCTTCTTATATATaatggaaaaatttaaaacatctTCCAAGCGGATAGAAGGAGCTGTCTTAAGCCAAAAATAGTGATAAACTACTCTTTATCaacaaaaatcataataagTGATAATCGTAAAGCTTGATATCCCATATTGCTTCAATTTACAATAAAAATAGTGATAAAACATAACCTATTAtgctttttttgttattacCTAAAAAATACGATATATCGCGATGGCATATATCAAATGGAGTCTTGGCCCGCTCACTATCGACGTATTTTTCCACTATCGATAGTTTTATCATATCCTGAAAGGGTGggtcaaatattttttgtgtggGCCGGCAACATATGTATAATCCTATAGGATGTTTAGCAAAGCTTATTAGTAAGAGGGGAGTTTTTTAAAGGACAAACATGTGGAAATGCTTCTCTTTGTCAACAAAAATATGTGAGTATCAGATATTGATCTGTAAATTTTTACTTGTTATTTTTGATTAAGTTAACTTAGAATTGatcacttttattttattcaagaTCTCTGATTGAAAGCCCTTTATTTTGATTCATTTATTAAGTATTAAttggctctttttttttgttgttgagATCTCTGAATGTAagctgaataattaattttttcaatattttcgactataaataaaaaaagtcaattttttttggcatagaatcaaataatttttaaaaacaaaatatattttttgaagttACAGCCAAGAACCGTTTTCTAAGATTTTTTACTATTAACATTATAGAGTTGATAAACGATTGACTTTTTGTGTGCTTAAATTAGTGAAAAATCTTTGCAAACTTTCACTGTTTATTTTGTGAAGCAACaaattgatttattatttctgaTTATGGCAAACGCTAGCAAAGGTATTTATAAATGTATCTTCGATTACATGTTTTGATTATTATGACTTGTTTTCCAACTGTGAAGTGTTTTATATGTGTATctttttagtttaaaactAACAAGTTTGTTTGTGTTCCGTGGTGTATAACTTATAAATAGCACAAAGTTGCAAAAAGGTAAAAACGCAAAGTTATTACCTAATGTATCCTTAATATCGCAAAACTAATCATTTTGCAACTTTCATTTTGCACgcttcttcaaaaatatgacttatgtatgtatgtccaGAAACTTATGAGCTTGCACACGCTGACCTCGAAGTTTGGGAGAAAAACAAGCGCTTGGAAGATGTTCTAAGAAGCTACATACAAACGCAACTTTACGGCAATTTGATGAAACTTTAAATCAGCaaatatcaacaaaaattaaatgtttcaatGGTTTAAAATGAATTATTAGGATGCTCAAAAGAAAATTAGCAACTGAACTTGCAGAAGAAAGTAACTATTCAAGTTCTCTTTTACTACACGCTGCCACCATTTCGAAAAGAAAATCTaatgaaaacaagaaaggaaagctaacttcgggcggagccgaagtttatatagccttgcagttgagtcgttGCTAGGTgacgccacgcatcttatattattagatatatagtggatcgtataaagtcggccgatccttatgaaatttggcatatcgaattatttttccaaaagaGGAATTCATTGATCcttccttctaacttgaaaaacaaccaagttatggaatttccgttcaatcagttatatggcagctatatgatatagacggccgatccaaattagaatccatagaaagtcccatctttctaacttgaaacacaacgaagttatggcatttccgatcaatcagttatgtatatggcagctatatatagtcgaccgatcccggccgttccgacttatatactgcctgcaaaggaaagaagagtgtgtgcaaagtttcaactcgatagctttaaaactgagagactagtttgcgtagaaacggacagacggacggacaTCCTTATATCGAATCAGGAAGTGATCATGAtcaattatatatatactttatagggtcggagatgtctccttcactgcgttgcacacttttgaccaaaattataataccctctgcaaggctataattattatgaattctttaataattacacagtgttacaaaaaaaacaaaagtgaatgaacttttgaagtgacatagtaggaattgtttattgggtcgagtatatcacaaaaccatgtttgaattatttgtaacaccctcaaaatcttgttttatggttaaaaaccccgtttttcgggacttctttgcgcttaaaaattcctgaacgcgtttttttcaaccgatttaaaaattttcggtgtttttcaatagttaaatgttgtagcttttgaaaaaaaatatatcttcgattttgttaaacaaaaaggacaaaatttttacacctgaaactgaagttttcgacttttattcgtgtttttttcGCATTTTGACGCCAGATTTTCggtaaaacttacaaaaattctgtaatttttgccacatatcaatgttgtctcattaattctgaataaaacgagagaaatttcatcaaaaaataatgcaaattggtgaagttataccggtttcccaaaaaaagtcaatgggcggagccgaagttgatatacccttgcagttgtgccattttcgatcgttcagttatatggcggctattggatatagttggccgatccgtATGAAATTTGCacatcagattattttgcccaaaatgaaatttgtaccaagtcccatctttctaacttaaaaaacaccaaagttatgccaattccgatcgttctatgacagctatatgatacagtcggccgatccttatgaaattttgtacataatatATTTTGGTCAAGTATAACATATCCAACCCATGtcccaaccctccaacttaaaaaacaaattccatagaaagtcccaccCTTCTtacctataaaaaaaaacaaagttatgacatatccgatcaatcatataataaacatgtattacatctaaaataaatgcgcaaaattaaaaaaaaaacgtttttccagtttatcaattgttgaatgtaacaatttattttgggtgtgcgatataaaataataaatattagaaaagtattggcggagttggtttgcctagttttttttttagcttttaatctatgatttggcccaaaaacggtggtggctgtaatttaagtaaagcagaattttatttatgtgcattatatgctcagtgggggcatatgcatataaagctttctaatcgtaaaattgtgcatttgtaagtctactcattaagacatgaaaGACttaaacacaaagcagaattagaTCAAAATTTTCCCTAAAGCAACAAAGTTTGAGGCTatccgagtggagagcgtcgtggttcctaacacgggatggcctgggttcgagtcctagATGAGTCAATGGtcatgttttactttttaagccctttttttatttggattttatttttaaataaataaactaaaatctgaaaagatatactccatattttttagggtattgactaaatatatgcagactccaaaaagcaaagttgccaatcaaatacacacacatatttaagtacacatacatatataaatgtaagcttcacaggaggctgcacaaaatgggaagctgcacttacaggactatatcttgagttaacggattttgccagatatgagatATATAtgaaaagttgcgtcatctcaaaagttATCTCCAcatgcaatataaaaaggatcaaatgagaaaattttgaaaaagaatttttttttttacaaaaaaaagtttattttcagtgtattttgttttgtgtactatatagacgtttggtctcaaggAAAGTGAAATAGGTATTTAAAAAATCCTTTCAActgtgtaaagctctttttaatatctttttaattataaagttatgaatttttaaattaacaaagttttttttaatattttgacgTAGGCtgaaggtatttcaaaaagttgtagaacaatagttgctcttATAAtattaacaaacattttccaatttctttcaggattgttaagaaaaaaatagtgcaaacagacaaaccgacgcaaactggcttcattttgaagaagaacaaaaaatcgaatttttcgaataacttctgaatgaaatgtcggatcgggtcgattgaggtaccaatcgacgcgtatttagctaaGAATTAGCTAAATTTAGcttagaatgcgaatatataaaaatattctatctgggaactaaaatgtgtccaccagccccactttagtgattaaaattttttttactttcaccctaatttctcccaaaccaaataacttttggaatatgtttcaacaaaaattatctaattgaaacaatacctttcgattggtatatcattcactTAGATcagttgcctacagaaaatttttaattcttcggctatatatagagtttcctcgcgcacgcctaggcatgcaggtcgtcacctcgtggacttccgtccacagtgatatgtatttcctcgcgcacgccaaggcatgcaaGTTGTCatctcgtggacttccgtccacagtgatatcaATATGACTTTGgaaattttaatattgttCAGatggattttatttaaaagtttgaCCGCTGTGTATAGCTTTCAGAAATTTAATAGAAAtgtagaaaattaaaataagataataaaattgtatatatcatgtacattttatttcattcaaagcttaaatttcaaattatttcTTGTAAAATgataaagtatattttttcagTATTTATCACCACTttaattttggtatttttgtaCTAAAAGCAGTCATCAGCTGATCCCTCTACCATGCACTAAATTTTGACAAAACGCGTTGCCCCGTAGTCGATTGTGacgtgttgtttttttgtaaaatatgttTTCCATTTAATAAACTGGGAGTTCACTATAAGATTATCCCTAAAACCAATCCCAATCTCTGCCAGCGACACATCGGACATAATGCTGACCCTTCGGGACCGCCAAATCAGTAAGTAACTTGGGAAACATGTAAACACCAAACAGAATACTTAATGGGCTATTTTACAAATTGTTTCCAGATGCCATTAAGCAAATGCTTAATTTAAACTCACAGCAGCCGAAAGCCTTGGCAGCTGAGCCTGTGTGGAAGATCCTTATATATGATCGTGTGGGTCAAGACATTATTTCGCCTATCATTTCTATCAAGGAGCTGCGCGAATTGGGCGTGACTTTACATGTGTGAGTGGATGGTCAGGGTTTTGTTTCAAGCCGGCAAATGATTATGTTCATTCTTTAGCCAATTGCATTCTGATCGCGACTCCATTCCCGACGTGCCGGCTATTTATTTCTGCCTGCCCACTGATGAGAATCTCGACAGGATCCAACAGGACTTTTCGAACGGCCTTTACGATGTCTACCACTTGAACTTCTTGGCTCCAATTACTCGTAGTAAGATCGAGAACCTGGCAGCCGCTGCACTTCATGCCGGTTGCGTGGCTAACATTCATCGCGTTTATGATCAGTACGTGAACTTCATTAGCCTGGAGGATGATTTCTTTGTTCTGAAGCACCAGCAGAGCGAGCAACTCTCCTACTATGCTATCAACCGGGCCAATACCCGCGATGAGGAAATGGAGGCGCTAATGGACTCCATTGTAGATTCCTTATTTGCCCTGTTTGTCACGCTTGGAAACGTTCCCATAATCCGATGTCCACGTAATAGTGCCGCTGAAATGGTGGCCCGTAAGCTGGAAAAAAAACTGCGCGAAAATCTCTGGGATGCGCGAGCTAACCTGTTCCATATGGACGCTACCCAAGCAGGTGGCGGGGTGTTCAGCTTTCAGCGACCGGTTCTACTATTGCTGGACAGGAACTTGGATCTGGCCACACCACTACACCACACATGGTCGTATCAAGCGTTGGTGCACGACGTCTTGGATTTGGGACTGAATCTGGTCTACGTGGAGGATGAGACAGCCACCGCTggtaaatataattatttataatctTGTATATTCCAAGATGCTTTATGTTTTGATTCCAAGACATattaaaaatcatatttaTCTTACAGGGGCCCGAAAAAAACCCAAAGCCTGTGACCTGGACCGCAACGATCGGTTCTGGGTGACACACAAAGGCAGCCCATTTCCCACAGTCGCTGAGGCCATCCAGGAGGAGCTGGAGTCTTACCGCAACTCTGAGGAGGAAATCAAGCGCTTGAAGACTTCTATGGGAATTGAAGGCGAATCTGATATTGCCTTTTCGCTGGTGAACGATACCACCGCTCGGCTGACAAATGCTGTTAATTCTCTGCCCCAGCTTATGGAGAAGAAGCGGCTGATTGATATGCACACAAAGATCGCCACTGCAATTTTGAACTACATTAAGGCACGACGGCTGGACTCCTTTTTTGAGATCGAGGAGAAGATCATGTCGAAACAGACACTGGATAAACCGTTGCTGGATCTGCTTCGCGATTCAGAGTTTGGCCAGGCGGAGGACAAGCTGCGTTTGTACATTATTTACTTCATTTGCGCGCAACAGCTGCCCGAATCGGAACAGGAACGGCTCAAGGAGGCGCTCCAGGTAGCAGGCTGCGATCTAACTGCTCTCGCGTATGTGCAGCGGTGGAAGGCTATTATGAATCGCTCACCAGGAAACAGCCAGGCCACACAGTACGAgggcggcggcaccaaaacagTGTCCATGTTTACTAAGCTCGTATCTCAGGGCAGTTCCTTTGTGATGGAGGGTGTAAAGAACCTGGTAGTTAAACGGCATGTaagtacattttttttcttttacacAGTCATGTTTAGTTTGATAATCAAACTCTTTTTGCCAGAATCTTCCTGTGACCAAGATCACCGAACAGGTGATGGAGTGCCGAAACAATACTGAGACCGATGACTATCTGTATTTGGACCCTAAACTCCTAAAAGGTGGGGATGTACTGCCAAAGAACCGAGCTCCTTTCCAGGATGCCGTCGTTTTTATGGTCGGCGGCGGTAACTACATCGAGTACCAGAACCTGGTGGATTTTATTAAACAGAAGCAGACGTCCAATGTACAGAGGCGCATAATCTACGGCGCCTCCACCTTGACCAATGCGAGGCAGTTCCTCAAGGAGCTCTCCGCCCTGGGCGGTGAGATTCAGTCGCCGACGGCGACGAGTTAGGGTCAACTGCCCCGCTTTCACTGCTGTTGAGCGGAGTGGACAGGTATTGAGTTGGAATGGGCCGGGGTGCAGTGTGTCTGTGTGGcttttttctttatctttaaGCATatcgaaaaataaattaaatgccaggcgaaaaaaaatgtaataaaaaaaaataaaatagaagcgAACAGAAAAGGAGAACTCAGCACTCTGCAATTACTCCAGCCTGACGCTTAATCCCCGAAGGACAACAAGCAAAAACATGCGTAGCCCCGTGTACAACAAGCTGGGGAGCTGCGGCGGGAGTTGGAGTTGCAAGACTGCCGATTGGTGGTGAGGAAGGGACAGGCACTCGCATTCTAGGCACCCATTAACACCAACTTGGCAACGCTTTGATGGAAAGCTGACAGACAACCAGTCAGCGGCTGAGGCGATGATGGCACCATCCCCACTCCCATCTCCCGACGACCGCCTTCCGATGCCGTCGGCGGCGGTGCCACAATTATGGAGCGACAACTATGTGCGGCACTTGGGGACAGAGTAGAAGCTGCTAGGGACAGACCCGACAATTAGCACTATCCCTGACCAACTATGAATGGACAGTTGATAGCTGAGTAATGGATCTCTCTACTGATTGAAAGTGGATGCTTTGGGGAGCCGAAGGGCGGGGAGAGCATGCAAGTCAATCATAGACGAGCGTTAAATTATCCAGTAGAAGTATTGGTTCACATTAaagaaaatcgaaaatttcgaaaataaattgtaatcttCAATTGATACCCAGAcccaaattaaaattaaatcaaaaaagaAAGCGAATTTCGGGTGCAGCCGAAGCTAAGCCGTGCAGTTAAATAAAGGTATATGgtatgatatatgtatatcagATCGGCATTTTAcaataaaactaatttttaattgtaatataaattttgaacAAATTTTCAAAGTTCTATCTGCACAATTATCGATGTTATGGCACTTTAGATCGTCCAGTCATATGGGAGCTATAAAATGTATTGTAGGCCGATCTTTGTGTCATTTGGCAGATCCTATCTTTAATATCTTTAACTATTATAAGTTCCAATTCATTGAATCCTTAATATTAGAATCCATAGGAAGTCCGAAGCTTCCAACTTCCTTttaaggaaagaaggatgtgtgcaaactTTGAAGTTGATAACTTTTTTAATAGACTAGTTCGCGTAGAAACAGATGTACATGCATACGTATAGGCAGATATACAGACACATGGTCGTATCGGACTC includes these proteins:
- the LOC6503306 gene encoding protein sly1 homolog, producing the protein MLTLRDRQINAIKQMLNLNSQQPKALAAEPVWKILIYDRVGQDIISPIISIKELRELGVTLHVQLHSDRDSIPDVPAIYFCLPTDENLDRIQQDFSNGLYDVYHLNFLAPITRSKIENLAAAALHAGCVANIHRVYDQYVNFISLEDDFFVLKHQQSEQLSYYAINRANTRDEEMEALMDSIVDSLFALFVTLGNVPIIRCPRNSAAEMVARKLEKKLRENLWDARANLFHMDATQAGGGVFSFQRPVLLLLDRNLDLATPLHHTWSYQALVHDVLDLGLNLVYVEDETATAGARKKPKACDLDRNDRFWVTHKGSPFPTVAEAIQEELESYRNSEEEIKRLKTSMGIEGESDIAFSLVNDTTARLTNAVNSLPQLMEKKRLIDMHTKIATAILNYIKARRLDSFFEIEEKIMSKQTLDKPLLDLLRDSEFGQAEDKLRLYIIYFICAQQLPESEQERLKEALQVAGCDLTALAYVQRWKAIMNRSPGNSQATQYEGGGTKTVSMFTKLVSQGSSFVMEGVKNLVVKRHNLPVTKITEQVMECRNNTETDDYLYLDPKLLKGGDVLPKNRAPFQDAVVFMVGGGNYIEYQNLVDFIKQKQTSNVQRRIIYGASTLTNARQFLKELSALGGEIQSPTATS